In the genome of Phragmitibacter flavus, the window TTGCTGGCCCTCCGATTCCGAAATTTTTTATGTCCAACGAACGCAAGACTCTTGAAGAACGCGCCCAGATGTCCGACATCGAGCGCCTGCGCCACTCCTGCGCCCACATCATGGCGACGGCGATTCTGAGAATCTGGCCGGATGCGCAGTTTGCTTATGGTCCACCGGTGGAGAACGGATTTTATTACGATTTCGACATGAAACACCGGATCACACCGGACGATTTTGAGAAGATCGAGGCGGAGATGAAGAAGATTTCCAAGGAGAACCAGAAGTTCGAGTGGAAAGGCGTTTCACGCGATGAAGCGATGGCGCTGGCGGAGAGTGGCCGACTTGGGGGATTGAGCGAACGACCGGGCAATCCGTCGGTCTTTAAGCTCGATTTGATCGCGAAAATTCCTGAGGGTGAACAGATTTCATGTTTCCAGAACGGGGAGTTTATCGATCTTTGTGCGGGACCGCATGTGGGGTATTCGGGCAAATGCAAAAACGTGAAGCTGATGTCGGTGGCGAGCGCGTTTTATATGGGCGACGAGACGAAACCGCAGTTGCAGCGTTTGTATGGAACGGCGTTTCCAACCAAGGAAGAGTTGGAGCAGCATTTGATGCAGCTTGAGGAAGCAAAGAAGCGTGATCATCGCAAGTTGGGCAAGGAGTTGAAGCTGTTTCACATCGATGACGAAGTGGGACAGGGTTTGATTTTGTGGACGCCGAACGGGGCGATCTTGCGTCAGGAGTTGCAGAACTTCATCTCGGAGGAGTTGCGCAAGCAGGGGTATAGTCAGGTGTTCACGCCGCACATCGGCAAGGTGGGTCTTTACAAGACGAGCGGTCACTTTCCCTATTACAAGGAGAGCCAGTTTGCGCCGGTGATTGAAAATGATGATCTTGCCAAAGTGGTGACGGAAGGTTGTGGATGTGGCGAGATGATGGCGAGGCTCGGGGCGGTGTCGGCGAAGATGCGCGAGAAGATCAATGAGCGTGCGGGAACTGAAGTGGTGACGGATGATCGGGTATTGCCGGATGAGCAGTTGCTGGACGGGTTTTTGTTGAAGCCGATGAACTGTCCGCATCACATCAAGATTTTTGATAGTCAGCCGAGGAGTTATCGGGAGTTACCGGTGCGACTGGCGGAGTTTGGCACGGTGTATCGCTGGGAGAAGAGTGGTGAATTGAATGGCATGACTCGCGTGCGTGGGTTTACGCAGGATGATGCGCATTTGTTCTGCACGGAAGATCAGGTGGCGGGCGAGGTGCTGGGATGTTTGAGCCTGGTGAAGATCGTGCTGAACACCTTGGGCATGCATGACTATCGTGTGCGGGTGGGATTGCGTGACCCTGACAGCAGCAAGTTCACGGGCGATGCTGACAAGTGGGACAAGGCGGAGGCCGCTTGTCGTGAGGCGGCAGCAACGCTGGGTGTTCCGTTTACAGAGGAACCAGGAGAAGCGGCGTTTTATGGTCCGAAGATCGACTTCGTGATCAAAGACGTGATTGGACGCGAGTGGCAGTTGGGCACGGTGCAGGTGGACTATGTGTTGCCCGTGAGGTTTGATTTGAGTTATGTCGGACCGGATAACAAACCGCATCGTCCGGTGATGATTCATCGTGCGCCGTTTGGCAGTATGGAGCGTTTCTGCGGGGTGTTGATTGAGCACTTTGCAGGTCACTTCCCGGTGTGGCTGGCCCCTGAGCAGGTGCGGGTTTTGACCGTTAGTGAGAAGAGCGATGCCTTTGCGGATGAAGTGTTGAGTTTGTTGAGGGCGGGCGGTTTCAGGGCGACGTTGGACAATTGCTCCGACAAGATTGGGGCGAAGATTCGCAATGCGCAGTTGGACCGGATTCCGTATATGCTGGTGCTTGGCGAGAAGGAAGCCGCAGCGCGGAGCGTGGCGATCCGGCACAGCAAGAAGGGCGACTTTGGCGTGAAGCCGGTGGAGGAATTTGTGGCGGAGCTGAAGGCGGAGGTGGCGGAGCGGAGGTTGTGAAGTTGGCGGGAGTCGGGCCGGACAGGATGTCCGGCATACGGCACCGACTGGAAGTCCGTGTTACGGTTTTTGCCAGGGGCAGTAGAAGAAGCCGGGTTTTTCGACGGTTTCAGCGTAGGAGCGGTGGAATAATGGGGATGTGCTGCCGGAGATGGGCGGGACGAGCCAGGTCCAGTCGCCGTTAACTTCGCGGCCTTCGGCGTGCTCTTTGGAAGTGAAGGTGAGGAACTGTTTGGAGGCGCTGTGGTGATCGACCAGACGGACACCGTGTTGATCGAAGGAGTGGAGGACGGCGTGGTTGAGTTCGATCATGGC includes:
- the thrS gene encoding threonine--tRNA ligase; the protein is MSNERKTLEERAQMSDIERLRHSCAHIMATAILRIWPDAQFAYGPPVENGFYYDFDMKHRITPDDFEKIEAEMKKISKENQKFEWKGVSRDEAMALAESGRLGGLSERPGNPSVFKLDLIAKIPEGEQISCFQNGEFIDLCAGPHVGYSGKCKNVKLMSVASAFYMGDETKPQLQRLYGTAFPTKEELEQHLMQLEEAKKRDHRKLGKELKLFHIDDEVGQGLILWTPNGAILRQELQNFISEELRKQGYSQVFTPHIGKVGLYKTSGHFPYYKESQFAPVIENDDLAKVVTEGCGCGEMMARLGAVSAKMREKINERAGTEVVTDDRVLPDEQLLDGFLLKPMNCPHHIKIFDSQPRSYRELPVRLAEFGTVYRWEKSGELNGMTRVRGFTQDDAHLFCTEDQVAGEVLGCLSLVKIVLNTLGMHDYRVRVGLRDPDSSKFTGDADKWDKAEAACREAAATLGVPFTEEPGEAAFYGPKIDFVIKDVIGREWQLGTVQVDYVLPVRFDLSYVGPDNKPHRPVMIHRAPFGSMERFCGVLIEHFAGHFPVWLAPEQVRVLTVSEKSDAFADEVLSLLRAGGFRATLDNCSDKIGAKIRNAQLDRIPYMLVLGEKEAAARSVAIRHSKKGDFGVKPVEEFVAELKAEVAERRL